The sequence below is a genomic window from Montipora capricornis isolate CH-2021 chromosome 14, ASM3666992v2, whole genome shotgun sequence.
ttgcagaaaaaacttttttggagcctTTTTTGGAGGGTGTGGGGAAGGGAGGGTCCGGGCTACGAATAGTGTGTAAGTGCATTGTGCAGTTCTTTGTTttcttactatgttgtaatgttgagactgaaggATAAGAGTATGATCCAGAAatcgataagatgatacgaaagaTGAGATGCGTTAGACAGAGCTGGGAAAGGTGTTTTCAGATCCTTTATGGGGGGTTGATAGCTACTTGTAAACTAGGTCGAGCGCATACTTAACCTAGGCAAAaatggattcaacctgagacggATTTGACAGGCAACTTATATATCACTTTCAGTCATCCTTCCTTCCTGTAAAGAAAATAACGAAGACTGCAAAAATCAGATGGAGGTAATTTTCCGACGGCGGCTGTTTGCACGCATTCAGAGGCAGAATGTTTTCTTGCAtgtcttttttatttcttttcgaaCCTCTTTGATATCGCCAACAGTAAATTAAAAGGGATTTATCGACGAGTTGATAAGCACCAAGAAGCATTGTGATGTAACATGCGTACCCAAGCAGAATCGTTTGAAGGATTTGATTTCCTTATTATTACTGCGCAAAAGCGCGTGGAGATGAGTCACGACGAAGACATATAAATATACAAGGACATTCAGGGTAAGACTTCTCGTCGTCTCGGAGGAGAACCGTTGCGGCTTGCACATTTGCTGCTGAAGTTTTAAATAGTATCTTGGATTGTGATGATATCTCGTTCACCATTTAAAACACGATAATATGCAACGGTTGTGAACATAAATCCCAGCGAAAAACTGTAATGATGGAAACGCATAGTGTAAACGCTGCGGACCACCAAGGAAGCAACGACACAAAACTTCCCAGCCATATGTGGTGGGTGGCCAATGTCTGGCTTTACAACGCGTTGTGTGGTGACAAGTTCTGCATACCTTAAATGAAGAGAAACGGCAAGAAGGTCTGTCAACAGCAATGGCGGAGACATTCAGGAACGAATGCGATACGCGAGGAAGGTTATAAAACAAGGTAACAAAGAGTTAAAGTAACGGACAAAGAGTATGTCAAGGTTGTAGTTTTCActcaaaagccaattaaaaaCCACGTCCGAGCTTCATGTAAACGACGGAATCCCACAAAACGATCAGAGAATTGAGAAGACTCAGTAACAGCTTCCTCGAAATTGGCTGGTAGCGATGAGGCTTTCCCACAAGGCGCGAATAGCCAGAACGTTTTCCACTTGTTGCCACTGGTGAAAAAACAACCAGTGTTAATACGCACAGGGAAAACAGAGCTTTACCTATAAGATTCAACAATAAGTCGAATCCTCGTAACTCGTAAAAGGCAGGAACTGGTCCGGCCATGCCGGGTAACGTCTGCATTGGAAGTGATGTCCTGGCAGGATTATTCTTTGTTCTAATTGAAGTGTGAATGTCCAAATagctttgttttcttattagtCAATTTTTTCACCAGAATTGTTCAGGTGTCTAGAAGAGACAATTGTACGTGGCCGGTATTGACAAAACACCCGCAAACTTAATAAAACGCCTGCAAACTTAATAAAAACGTACGCAAACTTATAAATTGCACGCAAACTTAAAAAAGTGGAAGCAAACTTAAAAAGTACATGGAAACTTAATAAAGTGCATGCAAACTTAATAAAATGCACACAAACTCTAAAAAGTGCATGCAAATTTTATAAATGCAGTACAAACTTAATAAAATGATTACAAACGTAATAAAATGCTAAACTTACAAACTTAATTAAATACAAGCAAACTTAAAAAAGAGAttgcaagttttaaaaaatgtgcGCAAACTTAAAAAATTGCACACAATTTTAAATACATGCAAATTTTATAAATCGCATGCAAGCTTAGACAACTAAACAAATTTTACAACATGTATGCAGActtaaaaaaattgcatgcaaagttaataaaattcgtctaaattaaaaaaaaaagcagaagtTACAAACTTAAAAAAGTGCATACAAACTTTGTAAAATGTACGAAAGGGAACTTAAAAAATTACATGCAAATTTTGTAAAACATATGCAAACTTAGTAAAATGGCTACAAAATTAATTCGATGCAAAACtaaccaacttgaaaaaagtgctagtaaactttaataaacgcaCGCAAACCATACTATTCTGAATGGCTATTAAACCGTACGAAGGAGGCCAGGTTGCCAACATACTATAAAATGGGGAGCGAAAGGTGAGTATTAAGCTttctattttattattttcgCATATTTTCTAGCATATCTATGACTTTAGAGAGATCAAGAACAATTCTGTTTCTTAGTTTATACTCCAATTTGTTTAATTAGATGAAAAGGTCACATATTTTAAGCTGTTTCGACGAAAACGTTATAACGATGGAGTGAAAATGTTAATTGACGGGGGGACATCCAGTGCTATAAAAGTTGTATTCCAGTGCCTGCAGGAAATGCATCAGTTCTGCGTAGCTAGCCAAAGACTTGATAGTTCTTTTATCAGTACAGAAATGGAAGATCTGAAATCCTACCTCGTAAACAAAAAGTGTGGAAATAAAGAGCCTTTATAGCTGTTTTTCTTTGAGCGTGATCTTAGTCCAATCCCTAACTTAAGTATTTAATATATGGGATGTAAATGCATTTACCCCATGTAACAAGGTATGAACCCAGCAGTATATAGTTGTGTTAATTCTCTGTATTTTTTCCTGAACAGATTATAGTCTCGAGTGACCTAACCATGGTATCCATTTTGCTGTGCACTGTTTGTTGTTGGGAGTACTGTCAAATCTGGCAATTTCATTGCCGAGAAGTCCAATGTTGACTGATTATAACACGCGTCAAGAATGCATTCGTGGTTACTTCAAAGCAGGTTATACTTAAGAAGATAGCGTTTTTCTGGGATCAGTCTATGGAGTGTTTATGACAGTCAGATCATTGAGATACTTAATCAACAAAGTATATGGTGTATACAGACGAGGGAATGGTTCTCCTGATTGGCTAGTTCGCCATGCCATAAGACGTGAACTCAATGGGCCAGGAAAATTAGCAGGATATCGTTTATGACACAGGTTTTACGGCAGAAGTATCATCTTACAGTATCTAGAAATCAGGTCATGATATTATTAAGAGACTGTGATCCTGAAGGAAGTGCATCTCGTCAAAGAAGGCGGTTATCTCGGCGTATCTACAGATGCCCCGGCCCCAATGGAACTTGGCATATTGATGGCTATGACAAAATGAAACCGTTTGGATTTTGCATCAGTGGGTGTGTTGATGGTTATTCTAGAAGAATCATGTTCTTGGAAGTTGCTTCCAGTAACAATGATCCCAAAATAATAGCTGGATACTTCCTCAAGTGTGTAAAAGAAGTGGAGGATGCCCAAGGCTAATACAGACGGACTGTGGAACTGAAAATGGCATTATTGCCAGCTTACAATTAGTTTTCCATAGCCAAGACCAAGACCAGTTTTCTGGACTTAGAAGCCATAGATATGGGACCTCAACGTCAAACCAACGGATAGAAGCTTGGTGGTCCATCTTACGGAGATTTAGAAGTGAGTGGTGGATCAGTCTTTTTAAAGATTTAGGCCACTTATGGAGCATTTCAGAGTGGTAACCAGAAACATATGTTTTGCCTACAATACTGTTTCATGGACTTGATTCAAAAGGACCTTGATGAAGTGGCACAGCTGTGGAACAGTCATATCATTAGACCTAGTAGAATGGCAGAATATCCTTCAGGCATACCTGACGAGATGTATTTCGTCCCTCAGAATTctggtaattaaaaaaaaactgtagtaGAGTGTTAGGCTGAGCTCAGTATACTCGATAAAACCTGTTAGTGGAACAAAAGGATTAGAAGCCAAACTTTAAGCTTTACCAGATTTAACTGAATTCATAATTTATACAAACTTGAAGTCATTGGCTCATTGTAGAACTGAGGATCAAAGCCCAGAAATTAAAATGGGTGTTATTGACTTATTACAAATACTATTAAGTAATTCATCCAGACAGATCGCTTGGTCTGACATTCGGATTGCTTGAGaacattctttttttctctGCAGGTTGTATTGACATGAAATACCAAGTAACAAGTGTAATGTTACAAATGGCAGAGGCTTATACCAGCGGTAAGGGTTCTTGTTGTGGAAACAGAGATTTGAAGAGTATTTGGACTACATTATGCAAAGGAATTCTTTACAAAAGCCAACAGACTGGAAGAAAGCGTTAGAGGTTTACTTTAGGTTGACAACGTTAGCTGAAATGTAGTAAAGACTTGGTAGGGTACATGGAAAAAAGCCTTTAGTGACTCTTTTGAGGCTAGCTCATGACCATTCACGTTTTGAATTTCACTGTCATGCAAGTTCTTGATAATAACTTTATATTAagtatttcaatattttgctaTAAAACTACCAGTTATCATAGGGCAATGAGTGAAACCAGATTCCACTGCAGAAATGACTGGGAAAGATTTTAGTAAATCATCTTGTACAATCACCCAACATCCAATTACAGTTTAGTTTTAGTGTTTGATAAGTTATTCCTTTCTAATAACTTCTTTTCGTTGCATCATCGCTTTCTGAAAATAGGTGTAAGTTAATTAACACATAACAAACGGTAAACAGTTGCGTACCGAAAGTAAGCGTGATTGCGTAGGTTTTGCATGATCATTGACTAAAATCTAGcgccactttctcaaccaatcagaagcaaaaacaaaaaggaactgTTCCGGTTTGCACGCACGCGTTTCCCGCGCTGGGCGCCAGCTACATATAACTGCAACGAAATCTGATtgttttatttgaatttcttcGTCTGTTGAGATTAGTCAAGTAAGTACTTCGGTTCTGGTTTTTTACGTCCacttaattaaaaattaactattTCGTTGGTGGACTGTTCACTTTGTAGTAAAAGTAGAGAAAGGACGGGGATTATTTAAAGAGACAGAAGGACAAAGGAAGGCAACCAGAGACTTAAACATCAGTTAAAACAATTTATTAACACAAGATGTCGCTCATAGTATTTATCCACCTTACGACTGCATATCAAACAAACAGTTCAGCAACCAGATACTAAAAGAGACTGAAAATTTACTACAAATTAATCAGCCAGTAAACGCAACAGATACACATACAGTTTCAGGGATAAAAGTGGAATAAAGGAGGATGAAAGGCTAACAAACATAAAGACGTTTGATATGCTCACTTGTTCTGACTCGTGTCCGTCAAGAAAATTGATGCTTGGTTGTGTTGGTTTTGGTGACTGTTCAGTTTCGGATTCCCCTGACTGAGGAAATGACATTTTCATGTTCGAAAGATCGCCCAAACTGTGAAAAGATATACTACCGTTCCGTTTTTTGTCTACGGGGCGTAGTGATATTTAAAACATATATGccaataaaaatagaaaaagaactaCTAgagtttattattccacttCTAACCAAACGAAATGTTCATCATAAAGATCAGTATCTGCTCAAAGGCAAGATACGACAATTTGTCACGTTTTCACTATAATCCAAGCCATGACTAAAGAAATATTTGGTACCACCATTGGCCTGCAGTAGCTGTCTAATCAATGACTTGTGACAGTCAAAAGGGCCATAGTAAATCTGGAACTCAACGAAACATTTGTCAGAAAGTAAACTTGGTTCACTCATCACTTCACGCTGCTCGTTATACTATGTCCATCTCCCAATTATCCGACGAGAGGATGCTGCTAAAATCCTCTCTCAATTCTGGAAAGGATTGATAAGTTGATGGTAACTGTAGAACAGTATTGCATGTATGTGCAATTGGCCCGCGGCCCAACCCTGATAAATCTGTAAACTCTATTTGAATTGCAGCAAACAGCATTAGCTCAGACCCACTAACGAACCTTACAAAGTTTGATAACTTTTGAGAAGTGTCTAGACCTTTAATGAACTTTTTTAGAAACTTGAGACTTTCCATTTCTGGATCATTGACTGGATTTGCCTCAAGAcaactcaaaattttgcttatGGATGGAAGCAAAGATTCATATTTCTCAGTCAAACTCGTCACGCTAACAAAGATTGGCATGAGAGGGCTTATTATGCACTTCCCACAGTCTGCAATATATTGCGGTTTTTGAATTAACTCTTTATGAGCAATTTCTTCAATAACAGCGACAATATTCTCTGAATTGACCTTACGACGACAATCATAGTTGCTCAACATTTCCAAAAGGTCAGTACCATCATCACCCTCATAATCAATTTCACCGGCAATAGATTTGATGATGAGAGTCTTCTCATCAGCCggaacataattttgaaatgatTGAATCAACATTGGGCCAGTGACAGCAGATTCCCCAAACAAGAGATAGGCAGAGAATGCTTGAGACATTAACAGTGGCAAGTACCCGCAGCCTTGATAACCTTTCACCAATATTCTGCCAATAGCTGCCCATTCTTCCCTTTGATAGTCATGTCTTACAAAGGGCACTGGTTCATTTTCTCCAATGAAAAGAGAATCATATACTTCTTTCCAAAACAGACTTAGTATATCTCTCAGCACTCCAACACCTTTGCTAATTTCTTGTCTGCCTCGAAAGTCAATGACCACAACTTCAAGGTCATCTGCCATAACGGATTCGTCTTTAAATATATCTATCAAATCCTTTTCACATTCAGCCTATGCACTTTTATAACACGTGCACGTTTACGGACATCCTTCAGTACATCTGGAGCTTCCTGAACAACCATGTTTATGTCCACTTGATTTTGGGCTGGACTGCTGTAGATAAGAAATGAATATCAGCTACACTCAACAGTAAAATTAGAAATAATgcagagagaaagaaaaaacagagcTCCAAAGCAGAATTGGAAATAAACACTTTCAGCCATATTTAGTAAAAGGGAAAGCCACCAGTAAATGTCATTAATGGAAGATTATTTCACTAACAACTCTGAGCACATTGATTAATAAAGTACAGCTGAAGTCTGTTTGAAAATCCAAGCTAGAAAGAACTGTGTGTAGGCTAACGCACTACAGTCACACATCCAGTTAGTCCGACACaactcaaaataattattatttggcaTGAAAAGTTAGAGATAGATAGGAGTTCAGTGTAATTTGTGAATCATATTTCCCAATCTGGCATTTTTTCTCCTGGGCCAAGTTGTTCAAAGCCCAATCAATTAAGCTTACCCTGGGTTAATGTGAACGTTGAGTCACGTTTATTCTCTAATCCAAAAGGATTAGTCAAAAAGATTTTTGTCCCTTATTATTGCCCTAGACCATTAGCTTTAAATGATACTTCAACATCATCTTTAATAAGCGAAATGAAAATGTTGGTTAACTATTAATTGTGGATTAGtcttaatcggctttcaaacaactgggccctAGTGAGCCCaccaaaaattgtttacaatatTATGTACCTAGGGATTAAAAACACCATTATACTCCGTTGTATTTACCTCTCATTTCCACAAGATGATGTTTGCTCAGTGAAAAACACTGGCTCAAGAAGCCTATCTTCATCTGGATCTGTCCAATTATCTAACCACTTTGGATTGAAAGTGACTTCATTTAAGGAATCTAGAGTCTtctcaaaggaaaagaaatccGAATGAGACAACCTCAGCTTTAGTTATTCTGTACatggttcccccccccccccccccaaaaaaaaaaacaaggtttTAATGGAATATGTTGAAATTTCACTGTCTTAATAAACTCATACCTTGTCTAAAGAGCCTTTGTTATCTTCTTTGGGACTATTGTCTTCACTGTCTGATGACCTACTGTTGACAGCTTAAAAAAGGAATAACATCTGTTCCGTATAACGTTGAAATTATCCTGCATTTTGGTGAAAACAATGTTTACtgctttcatttctttcagAAACAGCTACTCTTTTGACAATGATATGgaatgcaaaataaaaaatgcaatCAGAATTTGCATTGTCCTTTTTGAAGAGGACTGCATTAATTATAATAGTTCATTTTGGATTGAAACCAGAACTGACCTGGTTGACGCAAAAGTTTCTCCCAGAACCAGGGTTAAAAGGGGGTGTCATGATCTTTGACAGGTGTGTTTTTGCAGAATTCTATCAAGACTTCCTGTGGCCAGCTAGTGAATCTTGAGAAACATACATGTTGTAGTTCAACTGTATCCTTCGTTTAAATTGTATTTCCCATTGTTTCAATTCATTATCATACAGTACCACTGCCAAGTacaatggaaaataaaatttagccCAATGATAAATTTGAACTATAACACACACACCCGTTACATACTACATGCACATGGAATATTTTTCAACTTCTACTTTCGTGTTCTTTTTAGTTATTAGTTATATTCTTTTACTTTCTGACAGATTATAGTTTTTCCACAACACACTATAATAACTATAGAAAGAATTATTCTTTCAGCTAgcaaacatgtacatgtaccagtaaAATCTTCTTCATCACAAAAATACAGAGTTATTCTCTGGTAGGGTTTTCCTAGACATTCTTTGTAACATCGGAGAGTAAAGGGCTGGCTTGTTCCAGGTATATACTTCACTCGCTGAAAGTCTGGGTATAATAACACAAATTCATGATCCCTTGGAAGTTGTTTGTTGAATGCCAGATGTTTATCGAAGGCAACTCGTTTCAGGGTAATATCTGAAATATTACACTTGGCATCCATGGGCAACGAAGAACCCCTTTTCTGCTTAAGCTCACCATTACTGTTATAAGCCAATCCAACTTTTATCTGCGAAATgaaatcataataattattgaattcaTGGCACGACTTTTCATGGAGTTGAGAAAACAGCCCCACGGCCCCCAAAAAAGCAACAAACAAGGTTTTATACCTACACACATTCATTACCTTTTgcagaaaaattgaaattattttgaaCAGTATTCAAAATTGCCTGCAGGACTTCCCTAAATAAATAACATCTTTGAAATGACAGCCATAAATACTCAATGAGCATGTACCTGAACTTGTTCATCacggatttttttcttttttctccatCCAGTTTCCTCTCCACTTGTTTCACTTTATCTGCCTTTTTCACAGCACAGCTAAAAAAGGTTTGGTCTCCTCCACTTGCTCTTTGTGTCATAAATTCTT
It includes:
- the LOC138033406 gene encoding uncharacterized protein, which codes for MADDLEVVVIDFRGRQEISKGVGVLRDILSLFWKEVYDSLFIGENEPVPFVRHDYQREEWAAIGRILVKGYQGCGYLPLLMSQAFSAYLLFGESAVTGPMLIQSFQNYVPADEKTLIIKSIAGEIDYEGDDGTDLLEMLSNYDCRRKVNSENIVAVIEEIAHKELIQKPQYIADCGKCIISPLMPIFVSVTSLTEKYESLLPSISKILSCLEANPVNDPEMESLKFLKKFIKGLDTSQKLSNFVRFVSGSELMLFAAIQIEFTDLSGLGRGPIAHTCNTVLQLPSTYQSFPELREDFSSILSSDNWEMDIV
- the LOC138031858 gene encoding uncharacterized protein → MDAKCNISDITLKRVAFDKHLAFNKQLPRDHEFVLLYPDFQRVKYIPGTSQPFTLRCYKECLGKPYQRITLYFCDEEDFTAVNSRSSDSEDNSPKEDNKGSLDKTLDSLNEVTFNPKWLDNWTDPDEDRLLEPVFFTEQTSSCGNESSPAQNQVDINMVVQEAPDVLKDVRKRARVIKVHRLNVKRI